In Gossypium hirsutum isolate 1008001.06 chromosome A10, Gossypium_hirsutum_v2.1, whole genome shotgun sequence, the DNA window tttggatttttattcatcattcatccAGTAGTAAATATTCTCGGAAGGTTTGAATTTCATGTGTTTGAACAGATTCTATTACTTCAGCCTAGAGGAATTGCCCATGTCCGTAACTTTTCTCATCTCATTCTCCAGGTAAATCTTTTGGGTGGTTTTGTTCTGATGTAGGCAAAATTTTGTTAGTTGCCTCTGTTATTGAATGAAAACTATTTCTTGATTATTATAGGTTGTTCTGTTGGTTTAGCAAAGACAAAGTTAGTTTGTTCTGAACTTTCTAATGCACTTGTGGTAGGAATTCCACTATCACTCATTTATCATTAGTTCAGACTGTGAGGGTATGCGTTGACTGTTGTATTAATCTCAGGATGTTTGTATGTCCAATTACCATATGTGTACATATTAATAGAAGGTCCATTTTGATGCAAAGTAGTCCATCTCATTGTTGTTTATCACGAAACTAGGTTAATTAGGGCAATTAGAAAAGGAAATTTTATgctcatatacatacatatattttaatgttctttcaatcaatttgctgCTTCTCAGCACTTCTTTCCCCTGACAGCTTTTCTTATGTGCAGGGATGTCTTTTCTAGCATTCAGTCAGAGACTATCATGCAAAAGTCATGCAGGGCTTTCTCTTCTGGAGACATTATGATATTGATCAATTTCCTTAATGATATTTATTTTGCCGaggctttttatcatttttctgttattgttttattttaaaccaTTATTAATACATGGGTGTGTTCTTTTGGTTAAGAATTTGTTTCCCATGCCTTAGAAGTGTTAATTTGATCACCACATTACCTGGAATGTACCTTTAACATCTAAATATTATCAAACCTGTTTTTTGGTTTGCAGTTGGGCAGCCCAAGGTGTCTGGTCAAGAGTTACTAGATCAGAGGCAATatgtgaaaataagaaaatagttTTAGTTCAGAAATTCTTATAAAAATTCTCTCTGGAAAAATGTGAAGGCATAGCATGAAAATTTTGGCTCTAATTTAGTTGTATAATGATCCTGCTATTTTTATTCATTGATTGGTCAATTCTGTAactcaaaacatatatatatatatatatgatcttgcTAAAGTCAGATATAGCCTTTGGCCAAAGAAATGAGGTCAACTTAATCCAAGGGCAGATGTGTGTTTAGATCTTGAATAAATTTGAGTTACAGAATTCATTGCTGCCAAATATATCTTGTATAGTTccaattttatcatatttatcaGCAGTAATGTTGTATCAAGTtcatttcccttttattttctttcaactgCTCTATCAGTTACCACTCGAGATCTAAGAAACCAAATACAAACTACAAATACTACTCAAATACACAGAAAGCCTAGATAACCAGAATGTTagttaatcttttattttctttttattttcgtttttttaaattgtaatgcTAATTTTATCCACATGCTCTTTTGTTGTGATTCCTTTTTGTGtcattaataatttttgtatCAGTTTGTTAGCAGCCTTATCAAGTATCAAATGGCTATCTGTTACTTCTTGTACATTGCAGGTTGGttaagaatttcattttatgtgTGAATGCCTATATGTATGAATGCCTATATCTATCTTTTGGACTTTACACTTAGCTGTCCTATCTCTATTCTACCTTGGCTATTCATTGCTTTTTATGTTACAGGTGCAGTTTCATGAACTTTTCTAGAAATACAAGGTGCTTAAAGTGTAAAGCAGAGGGTCCAAAGAGGGTTGCTACGGATGATGTTCAAATGAAGAAAGGGGATTGGAACTGCCCAGGGTAAGTTTCTTTTTGGTTTATATTGTTAAGAAGCCTTTTTGTTCTTCAAGAATATCCATCTTCAGTATAATTCTATTAAATAGAATTTGTACTGTAGTCCCATATTTTATGATCTGCTAGATGATTTGGCTACATCCATGCTTGTCCTCTTGTTGCAAACTAAGTCTCATTCATATCGTATTAGCATAGATTGTAATAAAACACAATATAAAGTAatggaaaaaaacaaagaaataccATGAtgcataagaaatatataaactatatattaATGAGGATTAGGTAGGTAGAAATGCCATCAAGAAGTATGCTGCTTGTGTTGATCATTTGTGATTTGAACCTATTTTTAATGATATGGTGCAGACTGAAAGATCTTTGATATGTGAGGTAAATGCCACTTCTTAGCACTAGTTAACCTTGTATACATttgattaattagtttttaaaatatatttgtataaagtattttaatttttttactaatttaaataaatttttttatttttatatttgtaaaagaaattagttataaaataaaaaaaatagaatttagttTGGTTCAGATGATTATAGTTTTCTAACTTACAAATAGTGaatcaaattgaaataaatttatttgaataaattgaaattaaattgaaataaccaATAAAATGGTCAAATTATAGTTTTCTCCCTCTATCAtgctaaaatttaatatttaatccttatactttgatttgacataatttaatttaattgttatctGTTAGTTCAATCAGTTAGTATTGTTGACTCTATCAAAATGctgatttgaattttattattagaatttatatattttaaaaatataaattttagcattttaaccataatagttaatatttttaattgactattgaattaattgattaaattatatcaaattagttGAATGAGCTCTTTGTCATAATCATTATTGTTAATTTGATATTTGGATGTTCCATTTTTGGATGTACCATATTTGTTCATCTgagaaaaaaagggtaaaaagaTACTATTTCTTAGattgttttcatttgtttcttttcGCTTCTTTTTCTCCTACTTGTTGCATGTGCAGGCACATGAAACCACTAAAACTCCATCTCACTTGAAACTTTTTTTCTACTTTTCAAGGAACATCGACACCTGTGTTTTAGTTCTCGTCACATAGTTATTGGATTCCAGCTTGCAAGTGGCACAATACATCTCCTCTTCATTTACTTTCTTCATCTTATGATGGGAAAGTAATGTTGTGGGATCTAAGAACAGCGGTATCGTTTTGtattttctgcattctcataATTTAACTGTATATTGTTTTTCTGGATATCGTTTTGATGATTACTTTTTGTGTGGCAATAGCTCTTTTATGTTTTGACTGGTGGCAAATGGAACAGGAAAATCCAACTACACTAGATTGCGGTCCAAGAACAATTTGCAGAAGGCACATAATGACTAGCTCCTACCTCTACGAATGCTTGTGGGAGGCATTGCAGCAGCGAATAAGGATGATATTGATCAACATGCAGTTGACACCGTATGTGCTCTGAATACGAATTCAGGTGTGACTTTTAGATATTTTATGTGCAAAAAAGTATTAGAGTGCCTTATGTTTGTATGTTAGTTAAGCTGATTATAGATAGAACCTGCAGTAGGATCAACTAATTAGTTGATCAAAAACTACACCCTATTTTGTAATCGTCTACTTGCATATTtgcatatatttaataataatctcgtgtcaactaattattctatttttttttatttaattgttttgtttcaacattttatttttatttgagttgaaagaagaaaaacacgAATTGCAATTTTGACttagttaataaatttaaataatcaatgttgaTATTTCACATGGGAATGGATATTCAAATCTTATATTTTACATGGTTATGATTTAAGTCCTTATTTCATTTAAGGGacttcattataatatcttattttattgatatctttatatttaatctaatttttattatttattttagttttgattctaaatttttatttttattttaatatttaagataacttgagttctaacttttggattttaattgtgttattaattaattattttaaattctaaatttaaattcattaatttttgtatttagttttaaagttaaaattttaatagaaaatttaatttgataatgaattttaatagaagatttttatatttatatcatggatattattcttctcaatattttgataatgaattttaaattttttatatttttcatgacctttataatattttataattttctttttgaattttatggcttttagcggcgtttttggtaaaagcgtcactaaagaacatgacttttagcagcgtttgtgggaaaagcgccgctaaaggtcatgatctttagcggcatttgtaagaaaagcgccgctaaatgtcatgttctttagtggcttTTTGCCGCAAACTTTAGCGGGGTTATCTACAACGGCGTTTTTTGCAAACGCCGCTAAGACcttaaaaaacgctgctaaaagtcaATGTTGCTGCAGTGACTCTTGTAGTACTCTTTTTACTCTTGCTTATGCATGTAGTCTTGCTTTTACAAGTAATTTTAGTGATAATTTTTTTgtcgtcctctctagtttggtggaTGTTCGGTTCTTTTTTCGATTTATGCCCGCCGCTTAAGACCATTCAAGGCTGATTTTCTTATTGTATTAAGTGTTTGCAATCACCCTTGATATGTTGTGCTTGAGTTGTGATAGAGTCAATTGTCAaacgtgtcataatgttctattaaTGCTGAAATTGAAActtttgttgtgttgatggagctTGTCCTTCAAGGTGTACAACGGATGTTTATTATTTTTCCCTAGAATTATATGATCTTATTCATggaatgaattaataaatttccCTCTAAAAAATATTCATTATATTATGAAACTTTTAATTGAATGGATTGAAACTTAAATTCAtcttatttatttggtttattgaTCATAATTAAttccaaattttaaaaagaaaattcagtTTAATCAGACCAAAATTGATCCATCCTTCCAAAAAAATGTTTAGAGCTAATAAAAGCGAATGTGTTTTCATATCGTGTAAGTTGGGTATTTTTAATCATGCAACAACCAATATAACAGCCGACTTATACCCACATTGACTTTTATTTGACCAAGTGACTCATTTCATACAACAATGattttgtccatatattagcaaAATTCTCAATAGGTTTTCAAGTAATGGGGAGCAGTCAGTGATTATATACATACACActattaagtttttattattattagcagacactattttaattaaaaaataattaaatatctaataaattttaatataaatttattttcatcagGACGAGACTCAAAGAGATtcaaaatttcacctatttcaattaaagtttatttttatataaactttttacATAATAATTTTTACTCACATCATGCATGTGGCATAGGGTATGTGACTCATTATGTGGGTGAAAATTTTTTTGtcacaaatatatttattaaaaaattatataaaaaaatcaaatgatgttttaattaaaatgacaaattaaAAGTTTGATATGTATGTGTTCTAAGTTCAAATCCCgttatgatattatttttattaaaaatgaaaagatagaaaatcctaaaccctaaacatctttatattaatatttgttattttgtatataaaaagACATTTTACTAATATCTCGACTTAGTTGGTGTCTAGTGACACGTGACATTGATCAATGGGTTAATTTAAACATAGAAAGAAGTGTGTTTACTAATATCTCAATTAAATTATGTCTGATTAACTCGCAATGTGGTGAAGGAGTTGATACAAGTATAGATAgatattaaattatgatattgTTATGGCCCAATTCAGCCTGGGGCccataaataaaaaccaaaataaacagTCCACTTTGTTTACCAATTCAGACCCAAATTTTTAAGGGCCCAGTTGGCCCACAAACCCAGCACATCTTCAGTAAAGGAAACCCTATCAGTCATTTTGTGCCGTTTCAACAAATTGAAGCAGTCCCTCTTCCGCACGTCACGCACTTCCTCCGTGTTGTATGCCACTCCACCTCCACATTAGAGACGTGCTCCTACAAACATGTAGAATAAGTTGTAAAAGTCGGCTATAAAATGGAAACAAAACAAATGTAAAAGTGATGGTTTTTTTCCCGATTTTTTTACCCACAGCAGAGAATACACAAGCaatagtcatcaacaaaagtCAGATTAAAGGTTAAAGAGGTGTTTTTTTTTCCTGTTTCTTTTCTGATTTTCGTTTAATGTTTTCCATTTAtaaactgtttttttttaaaaaataaaagtaaaatcggAGGAAAGGAGACTTACCTGGGTTCGCCGTGGATAGGCACCGGAGGCAACGGCATGAGGGTGCCGATGACCCTCCATTTTTGGTGCACCAAAATAGGGTGCAAGCCCTAGCAGATTGGGGAAAAAGGGGTTGCCATATTCTATTTCAAAAATGGCAGAAACCAaatgaattttggtttaaaaaaagGAAGACTTTTTGTACTGCATTTTAAATGGCACCGTTTGGGGTGCTATGATCCATGCATTTTGGGCTTGTGGGGTTATTTGCATACTTGGCCCCCCTTTTTACCTCATATTTTAATTAACCCTATTCACATTTAATTCGTTTTTTAAATTTTGCCCAAAGTTCTCGTGCTTTTGCATTTTGGCCCGTTTTGAGGCATCACGTTTGAGGAGTTGGGTTATTTGTATTTTCAATCCCTTTTCGTTTACGCGCATTATCTTTTTGAATCCTTAATTATGTTTcatcactattttttttatttcaattgaatatttgttatttcAGTAtaccttttttattatttgtttttaaaattgtttcattaGTCATCTTTTAGAAATTGTCTTTGCAGACTTTACTGGTTTTAAttggttattttatattttcattcatttatttttatattttttttgtgtgtgttaaaAATGGTTTTACTTTacaatttatctattttaaactCCCCTTTAACACATATATTTCTACGTCtttatatgattttaatttaGTACTATTGTGTGCACGTATACATAGCTTTTTTATACTTTAAGTACACACTGTTGGACTATATTATTTCATgcaaatatcttttaaatttatttaggtattttttttcctttctttccttttaaatttatttatgtataagTTAATCTTCTTTTGAGCATCCTAGCTTAaactgtttatttattttaaatactttagtAATTCtgtgtatatattatttacattaatTTTTCGTCTtcatatgcatatacataatTAGTTAAATCGAGTCGTTTCATTTGAATTTTTGtaacatattatttatttcgaattACTTCTTACATGTTGTATATTTAAAGAATTGACCATATATTATTAGTTTTATGTACatacaaattatttcaaattctagCATGTGTATTTTTCCTGTACATATTTAATAGCCTTTAAATCGATTATATTGCATTGACTCCAAATCTTCGTATGGTTTTGCACATCATGTGTCTGCCATCAGTAATTAGATTTGGTGCATATGATTATGTTTAATTTCTTGGTAATGCAACATGATTGTAATTCCCATATTTTTTAAATGTCGATAGCCATTTATCTCTAAACAAATCAAACAAGTACGTTTTAACTCGACTTTTATCATTGTCAACTCCTACTCTCTCAACTTAAGGAATTATTTCGTGTTTGGAGGTTTAAgaaatcgtgcccaatcgtgtTAGGTTTTGATTTTTCGTTCAGCTAAAATACGGAATATcgttttgaaatttcatccatgttttgttaaaattaaaaCGAGGTAATATTTTGTATTTGGGGAGTTTGGGCAGTCGTACCCAATCatgctgggtttcaattttccattcgattaaaaatatgaaatatcctttttgaaattttatccacattttcttaaaataaaacgaggcaatatttcgtgtttggaagtTTTGGGAAGTCCTGCCTAATCGTGCTGGGCTTCAATTTTCCATTCGACTAAAATATGgaatatcttttttaaaatttcatccacgTTTTCTTAAACTAAAATGATGCAATATTCCGTGTTTGGAAGTTTGAGAGATCGTGCCCAATcgtgttgggttttgtttttttattcggCTAAGATACGGAATATCCTTCCGACATTTCATCCATGTTTTCTCAaattaaaatgaggcaatgtttcgtatttggaaattcgataaatcgtgcccaatcgtgctgggtttcaatttaCCGTTTGGCCGAATAGTcaaatattctttttaaaaattttaagtgcatGTGTTTTGGAAATCTTGAGATGATCTTGTGTCGAGGTTTCGAAATATTGTATCTAATCGTGCTGGAcgtaatattttatttcttctaagcgagagaatctcaatatccaattcaagttatccaagcgtttttaaagattgtattttaaaattttttcaaaatttcaacattagGATATTAATCGATCAATACGGTACCGAtattgggcgttgcgagggtgctaatccttcctcgtgcgtaactgactcccgaatccattttctagtttttcgtagaccaaaaatgttgttttaataaatcaaaatattttattaaaataatcaaccACAGGGTGActcgatcacacctaaacaaaaaggattggtggcgactcctaacttttcgttttcaaaagtcgatttcccgttttcaaaaaaatggttttgacagatATAATGTCagtaaaaattttatgtaacaaaattttaaaaaaattatataagatTTTGTTGAAATGTGATGCTTGTTTCCTTTATACAATAAACAAGTAGATTATGGCATAGTCATGAACTAGATTAAGAACAAAATTATgccataaatatatttaaaaaaattgatataaatagcAAATGAGATGTTTAAATCTCCCATCAGTTTGCAAAGAAACCATGAGAGGCGTTTCAATGGTGTGACCGTAAAACCTTTAAAAGGTTGAAATGAAATTCCATTACATATAAGTTATATTACTTAGACTTGagaataattttgttaaattctttttgtttttcgaagtttttgaaaattgaatatCAAAATTTTTGCAATTCCTTAATATCACCATTAAAAGGAAAGTCTGTACATTTTTGTGCAATTTCATAGATACCAGTGATTCATAAACATAGCAATACcagtaattaatttataattaatttcattagtACAGTTTTTTAAGTATTTGTGTTggatattttttgttaaaaatatatatcggACATATATTTGTATCCGATATTTATGTTCAAGTAATTATAATCAATTacattttcttatttaaattGAAACGAGTTCGAAAAAACATATCTCTAACCCAAAGCGGGGACAATGAAAGAACAGCAAACAAGCCAGTCATGTGACCGAACACTATCTGCTTTGGTGGTTTAGGACTCAAAACCTTCTTCACTACATGCCTTGCGAACATAGTTGCATCCGTTGCCTTTGAACCTTGCGAAGCCCTGGCCCGCTCTGCAATCGCCTCCTTGAATTCCTTATAAAGTTTCCAATCATGGTTTCCCAGCCTCTCGAGGCTAGAGTTTCCGAAATTCGATCTCACAGAACCAGGCATCACAAGCACCGTATCGATGCCAAAGGGCCTTAATTCAACTCGCAAACTGTTGGTCATGGCATGGACTGTAGCCTTGCTAGAACAATATGACCCCGCCCATGGTGTCGGCACCTTCCCAACGATGCTCCCTACATTAACTATAACTCCCCGACACCTCGACGCCATGTGAGGCACAACTTGTTGCACCATTCTTAACTGCCCCAGTGCATTGATTTCCCAAGCTTTCCTGATTGCATCTAACGGAAGCTCGGCTAACGGTCCGGTGCTTCCTATACCAGCATTATTTACAAGCACATCAATGTGACCGTA includes these proteins:
- the LOC121208267 gene encoding short-chain dehydrogenase ptmH, encoding MHEPKVVLVTGCAKGGIGFEYCRAFAEQDCRVIASDIPQRKDDMLDFGSDKIEMEELDVSSDESVSSVVNGIISKYGHIDVLVNNAGIGSTGPLAELPLDAIRKAWEINALGQLRMVQQVVPHMASRCRGVIVNVGSIVGKVPTPWAGSYCSSKATVHAMTNSLRVELRPFGIDTVLVMPGSVRSNFGNSSLERLGNHDWKLYKEFKEAIAERARASQGSKATDATMFARHVVKKVLSPKPPKQIVFGHMTGLFAVLSLSPLWVRDMFFRTRFNLNKKM